A portion of the Marinobacter alexandrii genome contains these proteins:
- a CDS encoding alpha/beta fold hydrolase produces MKHALIFLSICTSFFSNAQSFKEEPVEIGELKGTLITPEQETSKAILMISGSGPTDRNGNSALGLNNNSLKMVAHALGNAGYAVLRFDKRGIAESKNAITNPTDMRFDDFVSDAKNWLSLLEDSGYSDLVIAGHSQGSLVGILAAQDNKNVTGFISISGLSEDAGEAIIRQLGMQSPALAEDARVNIDSMKNGHTVNSYSPYLASLFGPHIQDFLKSYILYNPSNEVKKLDIPVLIVNGTTDMQVGKDQAENLKVAYPDAKLLIIPGMNHVLKDTPENDLTANMATYNNPDLSLSDGLMTGIIEFLQTL; encoded by the coding sequence ATGAAACACGCATTAATATTTCTTTCTATTTGTACTTCATTTTTCTCGAATGCTCAATCATTTAAAGAAGAGCCTGTTGAGATTGGGGAACTAAAAGGCACTTTAATCACTCCTGAGCAAGAGACCAGCAAAGCAATTTTAATGATCTCTGGATCCGGACCCACGGATAGAAATGGAAACAGCGCACTTGGCCTCAATAACAACTCACTCAAAATGGTAGCACATGCACTTGGCAATGCAGGATATGCTGTACTCAGATTTGATAAACGCGGAATCGCTGAGAGCAAAAATGCCATAACCAATCCTACGGATATGAGATTTGATGATTTTGTATCAGATGCCAAAAACTGGTTATCACTATTAGAAGACAGTGGCTACTCAGACTTGGTAATTGCAGGGCATAGTCAAGGCTCACTTGTGGGCATTTTGGCTGCTCAGGACAACAAAAATGTTACCGGTTTTATCTCTATTTCAGGCCTATCAGAAGATGCAGGCGAAGCTATTATAAGACAATTAGGCATGCAGTCGCCAGCTTTAGCGGAAGATGCCAGAGTTAATATTGACTCAATGAAAAATGGGCATACCGTAAATTCGTATAGCCCGTATCTCGCCTCTCTGTTTGGTCCTCATATTCAAGATTTTTTGAAATCATACATCTTATATAACCCGTCAAATGAGGTTAAGAAATTGGACATTCCTGTTCTAATTGTAAATGGAACAACCGATATGCAAGTAGGAAAAGATCAGGCAGAAAACCTTAAAGTGGCTTATCCAGATGCTAAACTTCTTATCATTCCCGGAATGAATCATGTTTTGAAGGATACTCCAGAAAATGACTTAACCGCCAATATGGCTACTTATAATAATCCAGATCTCTCCTTGAGTGATGGATTAATGACTGGAATCATTGAATTCCTACAAACTCTGTAA
- a CDS encoding AraC family transcriptional regulator, with translation MNWTMIAISLTLIGIVLIWYVKRPKKASSGKVDIDEEELGMVYNRTIELINERKFYLNKSLKLSDLASELSYNERILSRSINKFSNGNFNKFINSFRIEYSKDLLTGGKFDHYTIEAIADESGFSNKVSFYNAFKSETGMSPTQYRASKQLN, from the coding sequence GTGAATTGGACAATGATTGCAATAAGTCTTACTTTGATAGGGATAGTGCTTATTTGGTATGTTAAACGACCAAAAAAGGCATCCTCCGGTAAGGTAGATATAGATGAGGAGGAATTAGGAATGGTTTATAATAGAACCATTGAGCTGATCAATGAGCGAAAATTCTACTTAAATAAGAGTCTTAAACTTTCCGATCTTGCCTCAGAACTTTCGTACAACGAAAGAATATTGTCTCGCTCTATTAATAAATTTAGTAATGGAAACTTCAATAAGTTTATTAATTCTTTTAGGATTGAATATTCAAAAGATCTATTGACTGGAGGAAAATTCGACCATTATACAATTGAAGCTATCGCTGATGAAAGCGGTTTTTCCAATAAAGTTTCTTTTTATAATGCTTTCAAGAGTGAGACAGGGATGTCTCCGACTCAATATCGGGCATCAAAACAACTCAATTAA
- a CDS encoding sigma-70 family RNA polymerase sigma factor — protein sequence MNKSALPTFFILNNLPLCNHQLRSCIYPMKVKTMLRINKSLTEEELLEGCRKGKASAQRSMYDRLSPKMLGVCLRYIKDREEAEHVMIGGIVKVFEKMDQFKSEGSFEGWVRRIVVNDCLMYIRKNRNMSLQTDIETVTDSPDLSVMEDALDTADLLKLINDLPVGYRTVFNLYAIEGYSHAEIAKQLEINENTSKSQLSRARKWLQARLAEVEKELENKITNGSTKH from the coding sequence TTGAATAAGTCGGCATTGCCGACTTTTTTTATTTTAAATAATTTACCGCTATGCAACCATCAGCTTAGAAGCTGCATCTACCCCATGAAGGTTAAAACCATGCTGCGAATCAATAAGTCACTAACCGAAGAAGAACTACTTGAAGGCTGCCGAAAAGGTAAGGCTTCAGCGCAGCGTAGTATGTATGACCGCCTTTCTCCTAAAATGTTAGGGGTATGCCTCAGGTACATAAAAGACAGAGAAGAAGCTGAACATGTAATGATTGGAGGTATCGTAAAGGTTTTTGAAAAAATGGATCAATTTAAAAGCGAGGGCAGCTTTGAAGGATGGGTAAGGAGAATCGTAGTAAATGATTGCCTGATGTATATCCGGAAAAATCGGAATATGTCTCTTCAAACAGATATAGAAACAGTAACTGATAGTCCTGATTTAAGTGTGATGGAAGATGCTTTAGATACTGCCGATCTTTTAAAATTGATTAATGATTTACCCGTAGGGTATAGAACGGTGTTTAATCTCTATGCTATTGAGGGTTACTCTCATGCTGAGATTGCAAAACAATTAGAAATAAATGAAAATACTTCTAAGTCTCAATTGAGCAGAGCTAGAAAGTGGTTACAAGCCCGCCTAGCAGAAGTTGAAAAAGAACTTGAAAATAAGATTACAAATGGATCAACAAAACATTGA
- a CDS encoding helix-turn-helix domain-containing protein, with translation MYIEEIVIEEDISIVEEILLIDSLNVPSKQILVPDNTAEIFIPVSGNLSFKALGSARSILMREGIGYFLMPRRRGTEITIAKDSEYLLVKINPMYAYGISRGLKEIFNGVFELGLNQSTLQAINRASRMQSIHQMEEILIKCFASKNSFFDHNITILESIGKIRNSYGTISVKEIYSSLNVSKSKLEQHFNREIGLTPKEYCKIEKINHFIRTYRDSCDQSLTEITYLCGYYDQSHLIKDFKYFLDTSPKRFFMQKGSLFR, from the coding sequence ATGTACATAGAAGAAATAGTAATTGAAGAAGACATATCTATTGTTGAAGAGATCTTGTTGATTGACTCACTCAATGTTCCTTCAAAGCAAATTTTAGTTCCGGATAATACAGCTGAAATATTTATACCAGTGAGTGGGAATCTATCTTTCAAAGCTCTAGGAAGCGCCAGGTCAATATTAATGAGAGAAGGCATTGGATATTTTTTAATGCCAAGAAGAAGAGGAACGGAGATTACAATCGCAAAAGACAGTGAATACTTGTTAGTTAAAATCAATCCTATGTATGCATATGGGATATCTAGGGGGTTAAAAGAAATTTTTAATGGAGTTTTCGAGCTTGGATTAAATCAATCAACCTTACAAGCCATTAACAGGGCTTCAAGAATGCAAAGTATCCATCAAATGGAGGAAATATTGATAAAGTGCTTTGCTAGTAAAAATTCATTCTTTGATCACAACATTACCATATTAGAATCGATAGGCAAGATTAGAAATTCATATGGTACAATCTCGGTTAAGGAAATATATTCCTCTTTGAATGTCAGTAAATCTAAATTAGAGCAACATTTTAATCGTGAAATTGGACTTACCCCAAAAGAGTATTGTAAAATCGAAAAAATCAATCATTTCATTAGGACTTACAGAGATAGTTGTGATCAAAGCTTAACTGAGATCACCTATCTGTGCGGCTATTATGATCAATCTCATTTGATTAAAGACTTTAAGTACTTTCTTGACACAAGCCCTAAGAGATTCTTTATGCAAAAAGGATCTTTATTTAGATAG
- a CDS encoding TonB-dependent receptor, translated as MKKFYFSLIVCLLAVTQVFAQRTVSGKVTDDVGEGLPGVNVVIKGTTTGTTTDIDGNYRLEVQDNTTLVYSFVGFETQEVTAGGRSVIDVTMGGVTELQEVVVTGYGVQQKSDLTGAIGQVKGEDLQDLPVPGVDQALQGRVAGVNVISANGQPGGGISVRIRGASSINSNNQPLYVIDGVPVESFDTQSTAQGTFGGFGGQTGNSLNQINFNDVASIEVLKDASATAIYGSRAANGVVLITTKRGKAGQARISASYTAGVSEVFELPSLLNAEQYELLHRESVTNAGNTPDDTFYGDAETDWVDAIFRTAKISQFNISASGGSNDLNYFVSLQNDDQEGTMLGTGFRRTTARVNLDAKLSDKVDFGTSLLFGNTKDIIQSGDNFIIGPFFSALRSRPDLPIYNDDGTFATTNQFDNAVAATTYENTFVSNRFLGSFFAQYEVIDNLILKGTISLDRVGVNRELYWPSTTLGGRLNGNVFIERGFDEQRTFNNTFTANYKFDLNESNRFNVLVGAEWQLVDRDQFSASAAGLPNDILRTLNSAANPVNTDGLKTEWGLQSYFTRVNYGYGDRYLATVTVRTDGSSRFGEDNRFGIFPSVAVGWNVMNESFFNFETVNNLKVRASYGVTGNHRVGNFASRGLFGGGFSYGGNPGTAPTQISNPSLKWEETAQFDVGLDFGLWGSRITGSIDYYVKTTTDVLLLAPLPRSTGFNNVNQNIGEIENKGIEIELSGDVIYTNDFQWNISGNIAFNRNKILSLVDENDILATGFNQSIVRVGQPIGAFFGWQVEGIFQDQAEINELNGASPTGLYQAAGTSPGDLRFQDTNGDGQITADDRVITGSAQPDFIGGITSTTTYKGLSLTAFFQFSQGNDIINLTNTESLIFEDADNVSTRVLDRWTPSNTDATLPRVVQGDPNNNARNSSLFVEDGSFIRLKTLRLGYTLPQELLSNVFLSNVTVFAQGTNLLTITDYSGIDPEINTFGQNNSTALGVDNSTYPGGKTYTFGVKLGF; from the coding sequence ATGAAAAAGTTTTACTTTTCATTGATTGTGTGTCTTTTGGCAGTGACTCAGGTCTTTGCTCAAAGAACGGTATCTGGAAAGGTGACCGACGATGTTGGTGAAGGCCTACCCGGAGTGAACGTAGTGATAAAAGGCACTACTACAGGAACTACTACTGATATTGACGGAAACTATCGGTTAGAGGTTCAAGATAATACCACTCTAGTGTATTCTTTTGTCGGATTCGAAACTCAGGAAGTTACTGCAGGAGGAAGATCAGTGATAGATGTTACGATGGGTGGTGTAACGGAGTTACAAGAAGTTGTAGTTACTGGTTACGGTGTTCAACAAAAATCTGATTTGACAGGAGCTATTGGTCAAGTCAAAGGAGAAGATCTCCAAGACCTGCCTGTTCCAGGAGTGGATCAAGCTCTTCAGGGAAGGGTAGCAGGAGTGAACGTAATATCTGCCAATGGGCAACCAGGTGGTGGTATTTCAGTTAGGATCAGGGGAGCATCTTCGATTAACTCTAACAATCAGCCACTTTATGTGATAGATGGTGTTCCTGTTGAAAGTTTTGACACTCAATCAACCGCCCAAGGAACTTTTGGAGGTTTTGGAGGTCAAACAGGTAACTCTCTCAATCAAATAAACTTCAATGATGTTGCATCTATCGAAGTATTGAAAGATGCATCTGCAACTGCTATTTATGGAAGTAGAGCAGCTAATGGAGTTGTGTTGATCACTACCAAAAGAGGAAAAGCCGGACAAGCGAGAATCAGTGCTTCTTACACTGCTGGTGTTTCAGAAGTGTTTGAATTACCAAGCTTATTGAATGCCGAGCAGTATGAACTATTGCATAGAGAATCTGTAACAAATGCTGGAAATACTCCTGATGACACATTTTACGGAGATGCAGAAACCGATTGGGTAGATGCAATTTTCAGAACAGCAAAAATTAGTCAATTCAACATATCTGCCTCTGGGGGATCTAATGATTTAAACTACTTTGTATCTCTTCAAAATGATGACCAAGAAGGAACGATGCTCGGCACGGGATTCAGAAGAACAACTGCAAGAGTAAATCTCGATGCAAAACTTTCTGACAAGGTTGATTTTGGAACTTCACTATTGTTTGGAAATACAAAAGATATCATTCAATCGGGTGATAATTTCATTATAGGCCCATTCTTTAGCGCACTTAGGAGTAGGCCTGACCTTCCAATCTATAACGATGATGGAACGTTTGCAACTACCAATCAATTTGATAATGCTGTAGCTGCTACGACGTATGAAAATACGTTTGTTAGTAACCGTTTTCTTGGATCCTTCTTTGCTCAATATGAAGTAATTGACAATTTGATTCTGAAAGGGACTATCTCGCTTGATAGAGTAGGCGTTAATCGTGAACTATATTGGCCAAGTACCACATTAGGAGGAAGGTTGAATGGAAACGTTTTTATAGAAAGAGGTTTTGATGAACAACGTACTTTCAATAACACGTTCACAGCTAACTATAAATTCGACTTAAATGAATCTAATAGATTCAATGTATTAGTTGGAGCAGAATGGCAACTTGTAGATAGAGATCAATTTTCTGCATCTGCTGCAGGGCTACCAAATGATATCTTAAGAACATTGAATTCCGCAGCTAACCCTGTGAATACTGATGGACTTAAGACAGAATGGGGTCTTCAATCATATTTCACTAGAGTTAATTATGGTTATGGAGATAGATATTTAGCAACAGTAACAGTTCGAACCGATGGTAGCTCAAGGTTTGGTGAAGATAACCGCTTTGGCATCTTCCCTTCCGTAGCTGTAGGATGGAATGTGATGAATGAATCATTTTTCAATTTCGAAACCGTTAACAATCTAAAAGTTAGAGCTAGTTACGGAGTTACAGGTAACCACAGAGTAGGAAACTTTGCTTCTCGTGGGCTTTTCGGAGGAGGCTTTTCCTATGGAGGAAATCCAGGAACTGCACCAACTCAAATTTCAAATCCATCATTGAAGTGGGAAGAAACAGCACAATTTGACGTTGGGTTAGACTTTGGATTATGGGGATCAAGAATTACAGGTTCAATTGACTACTATGTTAAGACAACCACTGATGTATTGCTTCTTGCACCACTGCCAAGATCTACAGGTTTTAACAATGTAAATCAGAACATCGGTGAGATTGAAAACAAAGGAATCGAGATTGAACTATCGGGTGATGTTATCTACACAAACGATTTCCAATGGAATATATCTGGCAACATTGCTTTTAACAGAAACAAGATTCTTTCCTTAGTTGACGAAAATGATATTCTAGCTACAGGTTTTAATCAAAGTATTGTTAGAGTAGGTCAGCCTATTGGAGCCTTCTTTGGATGGCAAGTGGAAGGCATCTTCCAAGATCAAGCCGAGATTAACGAGCTAAATGGTGCTTCTCCAACTGGGTTATACCAAGCAGCTGGAACTTCTCCAGGCGATCTTAGATTTCAAGATACTAACGGAGATGGGCAAATTACAGCAGATGATCGTGTAATCACAGGATCTGCTCAGCCAGACTTTATAGGCGGTATCACAAGTACAACTACTTATAAAGGCCTAAGTCTTACTGCTTTCTTCCAATTCTCTCAGGGGAATGACATTATCAATTTGACTAATACCGAGTCATTGATTTTTGAAGATGCTGACAATGTTTCTACTCGCGTACTTGATAGGTGGACTCCTTCAAATACAGACGCAACATTGCCTCGAGTAGTACAAGGTGATCCAAACAATAACGCTAGAAATTCTAGTCTTTTTGTTGAAGATGGATCGTTCATCAGACTTAAGACACTACGTCTAGGGTACACACTTCCTCAAGAATTATTGTCGAACGTATTTCTTTCGAATGTGACTGTATTTGCTCAAGGCACTAATCTTTTGACTATCACTGATTACTCAGGTATTGATCCTGAAATAAACACTTTTGGTCAAAATAATAGTACTGCTCTTGGAGTAGATAACAGTACTTACCCTGGTGGTAAGACTTACACTTTTGGTGTTAAGCTAGGATTTTAA
- a CDS encoding T9SS type A sorting domain-containing protein gives MKIWAYLLLIIPHIVLPQSIQFHPGEKTICYASDKVENTHIPASFLGGRLANTTETSAEISVSYNGFTNEARIAFQYAVDIWAQTITSDVPIRVTANWSQLGPGVLGSASATSTVSNFENAPEKDTRYPLALAEKLARKQLNFESQSEVSANFNSQIDWYFGIDANPPSDQYDLVSVVLHEIGHGLGFSASFGANAQIAAWGLGNTGQPNTPIIYDLYLVDRLGNQLIDEDVYANNSAELLAAVTNNSVSYGSSLAEDVYGTFPPIFAPNPWNGGSSISHLDESVFPAGNENSLMSPQFGLGEAIHLPGEVTKAIFSQLGWVHTFIDHDEIVFAESPGVPVRFLIKLESDSLINASNTELIISEDNFNTSTIYNLSQSSNDDLYEISIPYEDLPDESSYYFRYTSPEGRIYQFPEEGFNNPLSVIKEQDNEGPSISHVPVSFILQEEFDIEFSVEDNFAIDTLYIEYKTTENGDSNYKGLDFEVSETEKFELNKSDLGLSEDDTLFYKIHALDVSVNQNTSSFPQAGFIRGRVINISEQVDFYSLSFDTPEAGDSLVLNNLKMETGEGFSSMAIVSDHPYKNDAQGLASFILKHPIRLKEDSKLSFDEILLIEPSTEIVINDYLIIEASSDNGNTWVQVGEIADASNDDQWLMRYNSNVEASGSLATGDASLYKQREIDLVGQALPFSSNDNLIIRFSFVVNSTVNGWGIRIDNLKIGDGIVSAVKSESPILIYPNPVYETLRINNAKSENYKMIIRALSGQEIDHIDLSENTDYKTQKLQPGIYLLEIRDERGKTIKTEKIIKK, from the coding sequence ATGAAAATCTGGGCTTACTTATTACTTATCATACCTCATATTGTTCTTCCACAAAGCATACAATTCCATCCAGGAGAAAAAACAATTTGCTATGCTTCTGACAAAGTTGAAAACACACATATACCAGCAAGTTTTTTAGGTGGTAGGCTTGCAAATACTACGGAAACAAGCGCTGAGATATCAGTCTCTTATAATGGATTCACTAATGAAGCTAGAATAGCTTTTCAATACGCGGTAGATATCTGGGCTCAAACAATTACATCAGATGTTCCAATTAGAGTTACCGCCAACTGGTCACAATTAGGTCCAGGAGTACTAGGGTCAGCAAGTGCAACCAGTACTGTCAGCAACTTTGAAAATGCACCTGAAAAAGATACAAGATACCCACTAGCTTTAGCTGAAAAGCTCGCCAGAAAACAATTAAATTTCGAATCTCAATCCGAAGTTTCTGCCAACTTCAACAGTCAGATTGACTGGTACTTTGGAATTGACGCAAATCCTCCATCAGATCAATATGATTTAGTTTCTGTCGTACTACATGAGATCGGTCACGGCCTAGGATTCTCAGCCTCATTTGGAGCCAACGCTCAAATAGCTGCCTGGGGTTTAGGAAATACTGGACAACCAAATACTCCGATAATTTACGATCTCTATTTAGTCGATAGGCTAGGTAATCAACTTATCGATGAAGATGTTTACGCTAACAATTCTGCAGAATTATTGGCTGCTGTAACAAATAATAGTGTTTCTTATGGGAGTTCATTGGCGGAAGATGTCTATGGGACATTTCCACCAATCTTCGCACCTAATCCATGGAATGGTGGCTCTAGTATTTCACACTTAGATGAATCTGTATTCCCAGCAGGAAATGAAAACTCATTAATGAGTCCTCAGTTTGGACTCGGTGAGGCCATACATCTTCCCGGCGAAGTAACTAAAGCAATATTTTCTCAACTTGGTTGGGTACATACATTCATTGATCATGATGAAATTGTTTTTGCTGAAAGCCCTGGTGTTCCAGTTCGATTTCTTATAAAACTGGAAAGTGACTCCTTAATCAATGCAAGTAATACCGAGCTCATTATATCAGAAGATAATTTCAATACCTCTACTATCTATAATTTAAGCCAAAGCAGTAATGATGATTTATATGAAATTTCAATTCCATATGAAGACTTGCCAGACGAATCATCATACTATTTTAGATATACAAGTCCGGAAGGAAGGATTTACCAATTTCCAGAAGAAGGTTTTAACAATCCACTCTCTGTGATAAAGGAACAAGACAATGAGGGGCCCTCAATTTCCCATGTCCCAGTCAGTTTTATTCTTCAAGAAGAATTTGATATAGAATTTAGTGTTGAGGATAATTTCGCTATTGACACTTTATATATTGAATATAAGACCACTGAAAATGGAGATAGCAATTATAAAGGTCTTGATTTTGAAGTTTCAGAAACAGAAAAGTTCGAGTTAAATAAAAGTGACTTAGGTCTTTCAGAAGATGATACTTTATTCTACAAAATCCATGCGCTAGATGTATCAGTCAATCAAAACACATCCTCATTTCCACAAGCAGGATTCATTAGAGGTAGAGTCATTAACATTAGCGAGCAAGTCGATTTCTATTCCTTGAGTTTTGATACTCCTGAAGCTGGGGATTCATTGGTTTTAAATAATCTAAAAATGGAAACTGGGGAAGGTTTTTCATCCATGGCTATCGTTTCTGATCACCCGTATAAAAATGACGCACAAGGGCTTGCCTCCTTTATCCTAAAACATCCTATTAGGCTTAAAGAAGATTCCAAACTATCATTTGATGAGATATTATTGATCGAGCCTTCTACAGAAATAGTTATAAACGATTATTTAATCATTGAAGCATCTTCTGATAACGGTAACACATGGGTCCAAGTAGGTGAAATAGCAGATGCAAGCAATGACGATCAGTGGCTAATGAGATACAATTCAAACGTTGAAGCTTCCGGTTCTTTGGCTACAGGAGATGCTTCACTATACAAGCAAAGAGAAATTGATTTGGTAGGACAAGCTCTACCATTTTCTTCCAATGACAATCTCATTATCCGTTTTTCATTCGTTGTAAACAGTACAGTAAATGGATGGGGAATAAGGATTGACAATCTGAAAATTGGAGATGGAATAGTATCAGCAGTAAAAAGTGAATCGCCAATTCTCATCTATCCAAATCCTGTCTATGAAACACTTCGCATTAACAATGCTAAAAGTGAGAATTACAAAATGATTATTCGTGCTTTATCAGGTCAAGAAATAGATCATATTGATCTATCAGAAAATACAGACTACAAAACGCAGAAACTTCAACCAGGCATTTATCTACTCGAGATTAGAGACGAGCGTGGGAAAACAATTAAAACTGAAAAAATTATAAAAAAATGA
- a CDS encoding SPFH domain-containing protein, whose product MQSNEKTHTPLSGYVALFFNVSLLGAFIALVSITQQPIWLLLIIPWLIMMPGFFFVNPNGSRVLVLFGKYIGTVRENGFYWVNPFYTKKKISLRARNFDSERIKVNDSIGNPIMISVILVWRVKDTFAAAFEVDDYENFVRVQTDAAVRKLAGTYPYDNFDDEQAEVTLRSGIRQVNEDLEKELDERLAIAGIEILEARIGYLAYAQEIASAMLRRQQATAIVAARHKIVEGAVSMVEMALEQLKEKEVIDLDEERRAAMVSNLMVVLCADKDVAPVINSGTLNH is encoded by the coding sequence ATGCAATCAAACGAAAAAACCCATACTCCCTTATCTGGTTATGTCGCATTGTTTTTCAATGTCAGCCTTTTAGGAGCATTCATCGCACTGGTTTCTATCACTCAGCAACCCATTTGGCTTTTACTGATAATTCCATGGTTGATCATGATGCCGGGTTTCTTCTTTGTCAATCCTAATGGATCTAGAGTACTTGTCTTATTTGGTAAATACATTGGCACAGTGCGCGAAAACGGGTTTTATTGGGTAAACCCTTTTTATACCAAAAAGAAGATTAGCCTTCGTGCTCGAAACTTTGATAGCGAACGAATCAAAGTAAACGACAGTATTGGAAATCCAATTATGATTTCAGTGATTTTAGTATGGAGAGTAAAAGACACATTCGCAGCAGCATTTGAGGTAGACGATTATGAAAATTTTGTGAGAGTACAAACTGATGCTGCTGTAAGAAAGCTCGCTGGAACATATCCGTATGACAATTTCGACGATGAACAAGCTGAAGTAACTTTAAGGTCTGGAATCAGGCAGGTAAATGAAGATCTAGAAAAAGAGCTTGATGAACGATTAGCTATTGCGGGAATCGAAATTCTTGAAGCGCGCATTGGATACTTGGCATATGCTCAAGAAATTGCTAGTGCAATGCTCAGAAGACAGCAAGCAACGGCAATCGTAGCAGCACGTCACAAAATAGTAGAAGGTGCTGTAAGTATGGTAGAAATGGCTCTCGAGCAGCTTAAAGAAAAGGAGGTGATCGATTTGGATGAAGAGAGAAGAGCTGCAATGGTTAGTAATCTCATGGTTGTCCTTTGTGCTGACAAAGACGTTGCTCCGGTAATAAACTCAGGGACTCTTAATCATTAG
- a CDS encoding RagB/SusD family nutrient uptake outer membrane protein, which yields MKNILMKFTYIIVLFVFVTSCDLYDNLDTVPAQSLSDATAITNPNDAESALTGAYAALNQDGYYGRMQIIWGANQFIYLGSNASTTRNSTFDSENNNVNPVDNTLLGTWDDIYELADRSSNVITAVELLDDAAFTEGRKEGLLAEARFLRALAHFDALRFFGRFWESGSEDGIPLRLVPGNTTNKDLAKATVAESYASITGDLDFAIANAPDFTLSYRVSADAARALRARVALYMEDYATAIALVDDVVPNFTLEANYGDIFVNRLSSSELIFGMFANATVEQSGHSFFFISQANGGRQDYAPTAQFLNLIAGDPREASIVNAVPEVLKYPNVNTQDDPTYIVRLAELHFIKAEALARQAAPDLEAAKDALFFVSDRVGLARSAATTIAEFLDELQEEKVKELAFEGSHSWFDAIRLGNVRTLKSSITTDDRLILPFPQTEVDTNAALEQNDSY from the coding sequence ATGAAAAATATATTAATGAAATTCACATACATTATTGTGTTATTTGTCTTTGTTACTTCGTGTGACCTATATGACAATTTAGACACAGTTCCGGCTCAAAGCTTGTCGGATGCAACTGCTATTACAAATCCAAATGATGCTGAATCTGCTCTTACGGGTGCATATGCTGCATTGAATCAAGATGGTTACTATGGAAGAATGCAAATTATTTGGGGTGCTAATCAGTTTATCTATTTAGGCTCCAATGCTTCTACCACTCGAAATTCCACTTTTGATTCCGAGAATAACAATGTAAACCCTGTAGATAATACATTATTAGGTACATGGGATGACATTTATGAATTAGCAGATAGGTCTTCAAATGTAATTACGGCTGTTGAGTTATTGGACGATGCAGCCTTTACTGAAGGTAGAAAAGAAGGATTATTAGCAGAGGCACGTTTTCTGCGAGCTTTAGCTCATTTCGATGCGCTTAGATTCTTCGGAAGATTCTGGGAATCTGGTTCAGAGGATGGAATTCCTTTGCGTTTAGTTCCTGGAAATACCACAAATAAGGATCTGGCAAAAGCAACTGTGGCAGAATCATATGCTTCAATTACAGGAGACCTTGACTTTGCGATTGCTAATGCGCCAGACTTCACATTAAGCTATAGAGTATCAGCAGATGCTGCCAGAGCTTTAAGAGCTCGAGTTGCTCTGTATATGGAAGACTATGCAACTGCAATCGCACTTGTTGATGATGTGGTTCCAAACTTTACATTAGAAGCTAACTATGGAGACATTTTCGTTAACAGGTTATCGTCTTCTGAATTGATTTTCGGAATGTTTGCTAACGCTACTGTAGAACAATCTGGGCATTCATTCTTTTTCATCAGTCAAGCAAATGGCGGGAGACAAGATTATGCTCCAACAGCTCAGTTTCTTAATTTAATTGCAGGGGATCCTAGGGAAGCATCAATTGTGAATGCGGTTCCTGAAGTGCTTAAGTACCCCAACGTGAATACTCAGGATGATCCGACCTATATTGTCAGATTAGCTGAACTTCATTTTATCAAAGCTGAAGCTCTTGCTAGACAAGCTGCTCCGGATCTTGAAGCAGCCAAGGACGCGTTATTCTTTGTAAGTGATCGAGTAGGATTAGCAAGATCAGCTGCTACTACAATAGCTGAATTCTTGGATGAACTTCAGGAAGAAAAAGTAAAAGAGCTTGCTTTTGAAGGCAGTCATTCCTGGTTTGATGCAATTAGGTTAGGCAATGTTAGAACCCTAAAGTCAAGTATAACTACTGACGACAGGCTAATACTTCCGTTTCCACAAACAGAAGTAGACACTAACGCTGCTCTTGAGCAAAATGATTCTTATTAA